The following are encoded together in the Streptomyces tsukubensis genome:
- a CDS encoding NAD(P)/FAD-dependent oxidoreductase gives MTVRRTGHRAADAPAYDLMAAPPAYDVVVVGGGPAGAAAALTLGRADRTVLLADAATGPPPVGEALPAAARVLLRDLGAQDVLDDRHHLPCFANLSAWGSDDLAAQDSVLDPHGHGWHLDRRRFDRELRERARRLGAEVAIRTTARPAGRSADGTWTVELRGPRERRTVRCRWLVDATGRRAGLATGAGARRVVHDRLVALCLTLPPSATPAPDASTLVEAAPDGWWYTAPLPAGHRLLARYSDADLAGVRTGAAGLRSDVARTRHIGARLSAHPWPSWAVRRAPAHTVRLDTVHGGGWVAAGDAAAAFDPLSSQGILTALYTGMRAGRAVHDHLCGDRTALTRYAAEVDTITATHLRNRRTFYGLEHRWPRHDFWRRRHTVDATKSADSRPNTRPDLIPPPGVRP, from the coding sequence GTGACGGTGCGCCGCACCGGTCACCGGGCGGCCGACGCGCCCGCGTACGACCTGATGGCCGCCCCACCCGCGTACGACGTGGTGGTGGTCGGCGGCGGACCCGCCGGCGCCGCCGCCGCCCTGACCCTCGGCCGCGCGGATCGTACGGTGCTGCTCGCCGACGCCGCCACGGGACCGCCACCCGTCGGGGAGGCGCTCCCGGCCGCCGCCCGGGTCCTCCTCCGCGACCTCGGCGCGCAGGACGTCCTCGACGACCGTCACCACCTGCCCTGCTTCGCCAACCTGTCGGCCTGGGGCTCGGACGACCTCGCCGCCCAGGACAGCGTCCTCGACCCGCACGGCCACGGCTGGCACCTGGACCGCCGTCGCTTCGACCGGGAGTTGCGCGAGCGCGCCCGCCGCCTCGGCGCCGAGGTGGCGATACGCACCACGGCCCGCCCCGCGGGCCGCTCCGCCGACGGCACCTGGACCGTGGAGCTGCGCGGGCCGCGCGAGCGCCGCACCGTGCGCTGCCGCTGGCTGGTCGACGCCACCGGCCGCCGGGCGGGCCTGGCCACCGGGGCGGGCGCCCGCCGGGTGGTCCACGACCGGCTGGTCGCGCTCTGTCTGACCCTGCCGCCCTCGGCCACACCGGCCCCGGACGCCTCGACGCTCGTGGAGGCCGCGCCGGACGGCTGGTGGTACACGGCTCCGCTGCCCGCCGGTCACCGGCTGCTCGCCCGGTACTCCGACGCGGACCTGGCAGGTGTCAGGACGGGCGCTGCCGGCCTGCGCAGCGATGTGGCCCGCACCCGCCACATCGGTGCCCGGCTGTCCGCGCACCCGTGGCCGTCCTGGGCCGTGAGGCGCGCTCCCGCCCACACCGTGCGCCTGGACACTGTCCACGGCGGCGGGTGGGTGGCCGCGGGGGACGCCGCCGCCGCCTTCGACCCGCTGTCGTCGCAGGGCATCCTCACCGCCCTGTACACCGGCATGCGGGCCGGCCGGGCGGTCCACGACCACCTCTGCGGCGACCGCACCGCCCTCACCCGCTACGCCGCGGAAGTCGACACGATCACCGCCACCCACCTGCGCAACCGGCGCACCTTCTACGGCCTCGAACACCGTTGGCCCCGGCACGACTTCTGGCGCCGTCGCCACACGGTGGACGCTACGAAGTCCGCCGACAGTCGACCGAACACCCGACCCGACCTGATCCCACCCCCAGGAGTGCGCCCATGA
- a CDS encoding LodA/GoxA family CTQ-dependent oxidase: MSDDIAYAKIHPAIGVARVGNSTRDDGWYYGPETPDPDPMPVGSLKDDTGAFKRQAARFRIYGYDSAGKVVRELTAADATIEWGVHVANQKAAWYRFSLALDIPDMRGKSTPRRNKGVDRRDLVIDPGRKTVRAGTGESAEFTGGTFQGIAVPLGRMHTDEKGRLVVLGGSGRSAAKDGEELSSFGNNDGWYDDTSDGPVTATLSLGGRPIEVRPAWVVVGPPNYAPDIKTVRTVYDLLLDVFVSEGQLPKPAQVSFEHHIKPVLERFSRLQWVNKGFATHFGSGGPEDFTTTELLRRLSQPGTTYRELRRQVYTAMRVYARDGLAPMPWPWFYGDGMASRPTSPRQYGILSALQMELLLKWSDGDFVNTPGPGSPRHPEEAPLAEQPELLDRAALDFCLADAFHPGCEVTWPIRHATMFAEPFRVLHRPEGETEPDYGAELTPEKALAADGPLHAQGPGGLTRWMAIPWQTDTASCRSGYESTAGLGPRYDPHLPTFWPARVPNHVLTERDFRIVNKEDGSTPSEEERAAAFAHRASWLRGLRGTYEEQLKQAAAEWHHFGVVETRRYTVGDSAYPPHIQVESVPGFSLEGVSDDRNLVTLHVQQSAEGDFQTEALSTLAEDTGLDPENITVGYIDKLDPFGEDAAGGAGRERGSS, from the coding sequence ATGAGTGACGACATCGCCTACGCGAAGATCCACCCCGCGATCGGAGTGGCCCGGGTGGGCAACAGCACCCGCGACGACGGCTGGTACTACGGCCCCGAGACACCGGACCCCGACCCGATGCCCGTCGGCTCCCTCAAGGACGACACCGGCGCCTTCAAGCGCCAGGCGGCACGCTTCCGCATCTACGGCTACGACAGCGCGGGCAAGGTCGTACGTGAGCTGACCGCCGCCGACGCCACGATCGAGTGGGGCGTCCACGTCGCCAACCAGAAGGCCGCCTGGTACAGGTTCAGTCTCGCCCTCGACATCCCCGACATGCGGGGCAAGAGCACGCCGAGGCGCAACAAGGGCGTCGACCGCCGCGACCTCGTCATCGACCCCGGCCGCAAGACCGTGCGCGCGGGCACCGGGGAGAGCGCGGAGTTCACCGGCGGCACGTTCCAAGGCATAGCCGTCCCGCTCGGGCGGATGCACACCGACGAGAAGGGCCGGCTCGTGGTGCTCGGCGGCTCCGGCCGGTCCGCCGCGAAGGACGGCGAGGAACTCTCCTCCTTCGGCAACAACGACGGCTGGTACGACGACACCTCGGACGGCCCGGTCACCGCCACGCTCTCCCTGGGCGGCCGCCCCATCGAGGTCAGACCGGCGTGGGTCGTGGTGGGCCCGCCCAACTACGCGCCGGACATCAAGACCGTGCGCACCGTCTACGACCTGCTCCTCGACGTCTTCGTCAGCGAGGGTCAACTGCCCAAGCCGGCCCAGGTCTCCTTCGAGCACCACATCAAGCCCGTCCTGGAGCGCTTCAGCCGATTGCAGTGGGTCAACAAGGGTTTCGCCACCCACTTCGGCAGCGGCGGCCCCGAGGACTTCACCACCACAGAACTGCTGCGCCGCCTCTCCCAGCCCGGCACCACCTACCGCGAGCTGCGTCGCCAGGTGTACACCGCCATGCGCGTCTACGCGCGGGACGGCCTGGCGCCCATGCCCTGGCCCTGGTTCTACGGCGACGGCATGGCCAGCCGCCCCACGTCCCCGCGGCAGTACGGGATCCTGTCGGCCCTCCAGATGGAACTGCTCCTCAAGTGGTCCGACGGTGACTTCGTCAACACCCCCGGGCCCGGCTCCCCGCGCCATCCGGAGGAGGCGCCCCTCGCCGAGCAGCCCGAGCTCCTGGACCGCGCAGCCCTCGACTTCTGCCTCGCCGACGCCTTCCACCCCGGCTGCGAGGTGACCTGGCCGATCCGGCACGCGACGATGTTCGCGGAACCGTTCCGCGTCCTGCACCGTCCCGAGGGAGAGACGGAGCCCGACTACGGCGCTGAGCTGACTCCCGAGAAGGCGCTGGCCGCCGACGGCCCTCTGCACGCGCAGGGTCCCGGCGGGCTGACACGGTGGATGGCCATTCCCTGGCAGACGGACACCGCCAGCTGCCGCTCGGGCTACGAGTCCACCGCGGGCCTCGGTCCCCGGTACGACCCCCACCTGCCGACCTTCTGGCCCGCCCGGGTCCCCAACCACGTGCTGACCGAGCGCGACTTCAGGATCGTCAACAAGGAGGACGGCTCGACCCCCTCGGAGGAGGAGCGCGCGGCGGCGTTCGCCCACCGGGCCTCCTGGCTGCGCGGCCTGCGCGGCACCTACGAGGAGCAGTTGAAGCAGGCCGCCGCGGAGTGGCACCACTTCGGCGTCGTGGAGACCCGCCGCTACACCGTCGGCGACAGCGCGTACCCGCCACACATCCAGGTCGAGTCCGTGCCCGGGTTCTCCCTCGAAGGGGTGTCCGACGACCGGAACCTGGTCACCCTGCACGTACAGCAGAGCGCCGAGGGGGACTTCCAGACCGAGGCACTGTCCACCCTCGCCGAGGACACCGGCCTCGACCCCGAGAACATCACCGTCGGCTACATCGACAAACTCGACCCCTTCGGGGAGGACGCCGCGGGCGGCGCCGGCCGCGAGCGGGGTTCTTCGTGA
- a CDS encoding MFS transporter, with protein MTMDQAPGPRVLPPAGPVGGQADPSARATRRKVTAATAIGNFVEWFDSGAYAVMSATIAGLFFPQYDKSAALMATWAIFAAGFVARPLGAAFFGRYGDRIGRNRMLALSVLCMSGSTFLIGLLPGYASVGIVAPLLLLLFRCVQGFSTGGEYTGASSFIMEYAPEGRRARYASAVPLTVGVASVAGSLAGLLITGSLGEHALNSWGWRLPFLIAGPLGLIGLYLRAKLDDTPVFLAMEKKDAVRKAPLREALRVCRRQVLTLFGYSITNAVGYYLMSGYLISYMSEEVGYSKSQAMLTSVIAMLAYCLACPFMAAASDRWGRKPMLLVACGGFVVATLPAFWLIGRGMGWAVVGASVLAVLVAVIGTSNVPAMVEMFPGQLRSSGSAMGYTAAYVLFGGTAPFVSTGLVSSLGTPLAPGYYLMALALVSALVVVFALRETVHLPLNRTTVLES; from the coding sequence ATGACCATGGACCAGGCGCCGGGCCCGCGGGTCCTGCCACCCGCAGGACCCGTCGGAGGGCAGGCGGACCCCTCGGCGCGCGCCACCCGGCGCAAGGTGACGGCCGCCACCGCCATCGGCAACTTCGTCGAATGGTTCGACTCCGGCGCGTACGCCGTCATGTCGGCCACCATCGCGGGACTGTTCTTCCCGCAGTACGACAAGTCGGCGGCGCTGATGGCCACCTGGGCGATCTTCGCGGCCGGTTTTGTCGCCCGCCCGCTGGGCGCCGCGTTCTTCGGGCGCTACGGCGACCGGATCGGCCGCAACCGTATGCTCGCGCTGAGTGTGCTGTGCATGAGCGGCTCGACCTTCCTCATCGGTCTGCTGCCCGGCTACGCCTCCGTGGGCATCGTCGCGCCCCTGCTGTTGCTGCTCTTCCGGTGCGTACAGGGGTTCTCCACCGGTGGCGAGTACACCGGCGCCTCGTCCTTCATCATGGAGTACGCGCCCGAGGGCCGCCGTGCCCGCTACGCGAGCGCCGTACCGCTCACCGTGGGCGTCGCCTCGGTGGCCGGTTCCCTCGCGGGACTGCTGATCACCGGCTCACTGGGCGAGCACGCGCTGAACAGCTGGGGCTGGCGGCTGCCGTTCCTGATCGCGGGGCCCCTCGGGCTCATCGGGCTCTATCTGCGCGCCAAGCTGGACGACACCCCGGTCTTCCTCGCCATGGAGAAGAAGGACGCGGTACGGAAGGCGCCGCTCCGTGAGGCCCTGCGGGTCTGTCGCCGGCAGGTCCTGACGCTCTTCGGTTACAGCATCACCAACGCGGTCGGCTACTACCTGATGAGCGGCTACCTCATCTCGTACATGTCGGAAGAGGTCGGCTACAGCAAGTCGCAGGCGATGCTGACCAGCGTCATCGCGATGCTGGCCTACTGTCTGGCGTGCCCGTTCATGGCGGCGGCCAGCGACCGCTGGGGGCGAAAACCGATGCTGCTCGTGGCGTGCGGCGGTTTCGTCGTGGCCACGCTCCCGGCCTTCTGGCTGATCGGCAGGGGAATGGGCTGGGCCGTCGTGGGGGCCTCCGTGCTCGCCGTACTGGTGGCGGTCATCGGCACCTCGAACGTTCCCGCGATGGTGGAGATGTTCCCCGGCCAGTTGCGCTCCAGCGGCTCCGCCATGGGATACACGGCGGCCTACGTCCTGTTCGGCGGCACCGCGCCCTTCGTCTCGACGGGGCTGGTCTCGTCCCTCGGTACACCCCTCGCGCCGGGCTACTACCTGATGGCGCTGGCGCTCGTCTCCGCGCTGGTGGTCGTCTTCGCCCTGCGGGAGACGGTCCATCTCCCGCTGAACCGCACGACCGTACTGGAGAGCTGA
- a CDS encoding acyl-CoA synthetase: MIDPLTPPSGEPAEDDRVYRGLLDAHEWHVPDRYNMAADVADRHPGDRLALIYEDHTGHRDEVTWRRVQDRSRRIAAHLHRSGVRKGDRVAVLLPQRADTPATYLGVLRTGAVLVTMSLLWADEPIRYRLADSGTTALITEADSVGRAGDFTGTVIDVDDPAIDALSPEFETADTSPDDPALIFYTSGTTGAAKGIVHAHRTLLGHNEFRYCHDLGVGDVFYGAGDWAWSMAKLMGPLRAGAVHYVHRPAAGFDAASLLAGMARNKVTTALMNPTLLRKMKQDVPDAGTRHPQALRVVCSSNEPLTSDLIDWFRDQFGVTLLDYYGSTESYPLLGNFPGVPVKPGSMGRPLPGWQVALLDAGGREVPVGEPGEIALRARSNPQYPLGYWNRPRESEEAFGGDWYRTKDQARRDEDGYFWFLGRSDDVIKTSGYRVGPYEVEAALRGHPAVADAGVTGVPDPVRGQAVKAWIELTEGHTAGEELAREITEHVRVSYSRFAYPRLIEFVERLPRSATGKIQRARLREQHGASGSPAGADTAAG; the protein is encoded by the coding sequence ATGATCGACCCGCTCACCCCTCCGTCCGGCGAGCCCGCCGAGGACGACCGTGTCTACCGCGGCCTGCTCGACGCTCATGAGTGGCACGTCCCCGACCGCTACAACATGGCCGCCGATGTCGCCGACCGGCACCCCGGCGACCGGCTCGCCCTGATCTACGAGGACCACACCGGCCACCGTGACGAGGTGACCTGGCGACGCGTCCAGGACCGTTCGCGCCGGATCGCCGCCCACCTGCACCGCTCGGGGGTACGCAAGGGTGACCGGGTGGCGGTCCTGCTGCCGCAGCGCGCCGACACCCCCGCCACCTATCTCGGCGTGCTGCGCACCGGCGCCGTACTGGTCACCATGTCCTTGCTGTGGGCGGACGAACCCATCAGGTACCGGCTGGCCGACTCGGGCACCACCGCGCTGATCACCGAGGCGGACAGCGTCGGGCGGGCGGGCGACTTCACCGGCACCGTCATCGATGTGGACGATCCGGCGATCGACGCGCTCTCCCCGGAGTTCGAGACCGCCGACACCTCCCCTGACGATCCTGCGCTCATCTTCTACACCTCGGGCACGACCGGGGCGGCCAAGGGCATCGTCCACGCCCACCGCACGCTGCTCGGCCACAACGAGTTCCGCTACTGCCACGATCTGGGTGTCGGCGACGTGTTCTACGGCGCCGGGGACTGGGCCTGGTCCATGGCCAAGCTGATGGGGCCGCTGCGGGCGGGCGCCGTCCACTACGTGCACCGCCCTGCGGCCGGTTTCGACGCGGCCTCGCTGCTGGCGGGGATGGCCCGCAACAAGGTCACCACCGCGCTGATGAACCCCACCCTGCTCCGCAAGATGAAGCAGGACGTGCCCGACGCCGGCACCCGCCACCCCCAGGCGCTGCGCGTGGTGTGCAGTTCCAACGAGCCCCTCACCTCCGACCTGATCGACTGGTTCAGGGACCAGTTCGGGGTGACCCTCCTGGACTACTACGGTTCGACCGAGTCGTATCCACTGCTCGGCAACTTCCCCGGCGTGCCGGTGAAGCCCGGATCCATGGGACGTCCCCTTCCCGGCTGGCAGGTGGCGCTGCTGGACGCCGGGGGCCGGGAGGTCCCGGTGGGCGAACCGGGCGAGATCGCCCTGCGGGCCCGCTCCAACCCGCAGTACCCCCTCGGCTACTGGAACCGGCCGCGGGAGAGCGAGGAGGCCTTCGGTGGCGACTGGTACCGCACCAAGGACCAGGCGCGCAGGGACGAGGACGGCTATTTCTGGTTCCTCGGCCGCAGCGACGACGTCATCAAGACCTCCGGCTATCGCGTGGGGCCCTATGAGGTGGAGGCCGCCCTGCGCGGCCATCCCGCCGTCGCGGACGCCGGCGTGACCGGGGTCCCCGACCCGGTGCGCGGCCAGGCGGTCAAGGCCTGGATCGAACTCACCGAGGGTCACACGGCAGGCGAGGAACTGGCCAGGGAGATCACCGAGCACGTACGCGTCAGCTATTCGCGGTTCGCGTATCCCCGGCTGATCGAGTTCGTCGAGCGTCTGCCACGCTCGGCCACCGGGAAGATCCAGCGGGCCCGCCTGCGCGAACAGCACGGCGCGAGCGGCTCCCCCGCCGGTGCCGACACGGCCGCAGGGTGA
- a CDS encoding enoyl-CoA hydratase/isomerase family protein, with product MTRTAHADVLVTRHPLTLEAHAGAYVGEVALNRPAKLNAWTAEVRAELVAALGAFNDDELCRAVVLTGSGRAFCAGQDLSETAAIAPGDHSAAEEWIDDFGRLYRAVRGLDKPTVAAVNGVAAGSGFQYALLADLRIGHGNIRMGQPEVLSGIPSITGIWAMWEILGKAKTTEFALTGRLVDGVEAHRLGLLTRLVEVGDSDAEESGEAVRVEARAEAARLAALPPGAVALTKGRIRELDEAALDQSISAAKDVHVAAYATGEPQREMAAFLAGRRR from the coding sequence ATGACCCGGACCGCCCACGCAGATGTCCTCGTCACCCGGCACCCGCTCACCCTCGAAGCGCACGCGGGCGCCTACGTCGGCGAGGTGGCGCTGAACCGCCCCGCCAAGCTCAACGCCTGGACGGCGGAGGTGCGCGCCGAGCTGGTGGCGGCCCTCGGCGCCTTCAACGACGACGAGCTCTGCCGCGCCGTCGTACTCACCGGCTCGGGGCGGGCCTTCTGCGCCGGGCAGGACCTCAGCGAGACCGCCGCCATCGCCCCGGGCGACCACTCCGCCGCCGAGGAGTGGATCGACGACTTCGGGCGGCTCTACCGCGCCGTCCGCGGACTCGACAAGCCCACCGTCGCCGCCGTCAACGGCGTCGCCGCGGGATCGGGCTTCCAGTACGCCCTCCTCGCCGATCTGCGGATCGGTCACGGGAACATCAGGATGGGCCAGCCAGAAGTACTCTCCGGCATCCCCAGCATCACCGGTATCTGGGCCATGTGGGAGATCCTCGGCAAGGCCAAGACCACGGAGTTCGCCCTCACGGGCCGTCTCGTGGACGGTGTCGAGGCACACCGGCTCGGCCTGCTGACCAGGCTGGTGGAGGTCGGCGACAGCGACGCGGAGGAGTCGGGCGAGGCCGTACGGGTGGAGGCCCGCGCCGAGGCGGCCCGCCTCGCCGCACTGCCGCCCGGCGCGGTCGCCCTCACCAAGGGCCGCATCAGGGAACTCGACGAGGCCGCGCTCGACCAGTCGATCAGCGCTGCCAAGGACGTGCACGTCGCCGCGTACGCCACCGGGGAGCCGCAGCGTGAGATGGCCGCGTTCCTGGCCGGCAGGCGTCGCTGA
- a CDS encoding LysR family transcriptional regulator produces the protein MELRHLHYFAVLAEELHFGRAASRLHMAQPPLSQRIRDLERELGVQLFDRTRPRVKLTEAGALLLEHVRPVLSGVATAREAMRRIRPGESGVLRAGFPPDTHPVALPTLTSAFSRRVAGVLLDLHELTTEEQLAWLRVDKLEAAVVRHPADTVGLESGPVVRRELGMVLPAAHPAAGRPGEPVRLRDLNGTPLIIFPREMAPGLYDHMLSVCRDEGFLPGAIRHARNPGFVHGLVLAGRGVNLNEEPATPLLDGLVWRPVTSPALAWLTSVVWVPARHNEAIAAFTEAVTEALTATGHRIDAAGEAGAVPAG, from the coding sequence ATGGAACTGCGTCACCTGCACTATTTCGCGGTGCTGGCGGAGGAACTGCACTTCGGCAGGGCCGCCAGCCGTCTGCACATGGCGCAGCCACCGCTCTCCCAGCGCATCCGCGACCTCGAACGCGAGTTGGGCGTCCAGCTCTTCGACCGCACCCGGCCCCGGGTCAAGCTGACGGAGGCGGGCGCGCTCCTGCTGGAACACGTCAGGCCGGTGCTGTCGGGAGTGGCCACCGCCCGCGAGGCCATGCGCCGGATCAGGCCGGGGGAGTCCGGGGTGTTGCGGGCGGGTTTCCCTCCGGACACGCACCCGGTGGCGCTGCCGACCCTGACCTCGGCTTTCAGCCGCCGGGTCGCAGGGGTCCTGCTCGACCTGCACGAGCTGACCACCGAGGAACAGCTCGCCTGGCTGCGCGTGGACAAGCTGGAGGCCGCCGTGGTGCGGCACCCGGCGGACACCGTGGGTCTTGAGTCCGGCCCTGTGGTCCGGCGTGAGCTGGGCATGGTGCTGCCCGCCGCTCATCCGGCGGCCGGCAGACCGGGCGAGCCGGTGCGGCTGCGCGACCTCAACGGCACCCCGTTGATCATTTTTCCCCGGGAGATGGCGCCCGGCCTCTACGACCACATGCTGTCGGTCTGCCGCGACGAGGGTTTTCTGCCCGGCGCGATCCGGCACGCGCGCAACCCCGGATTCGTGCACGGGCTCGTACTGGCCGGACGCGGCGTCAACCTGAACGAGGAACCGGCCACGCCGCTGCTCGACGGTCTGGTCTGGCGCCCGGTCACCAGCCCCGCGCTGGCCTGGCTGACCTCGGTCGTGTGGGTGCCCGCCAGGCACAACGAGGCGATCGCGGCCTTCACCGAAGCGGTCACGGAGGCGCTGACCGCGACCGGCCACAGGATCGACGCCGCAGGCGAGGCCGGAGCCGTTCCCGCAGGCTGA